The bacterium region GACTTTCCGGCAAGACCTGCTTGCGCTCGGACTTCGCCCGCTGGCCTTAATGAAGCATTGGGGATTACACCGGAGGAGGTACTAGGTTTCGAACCAGAGGGAGACCGGGCAGTGATGATGGCGGTACTGGCAAGCGAGAATGCCGTTCGAGAAGTCCAACCCGATTTCAGCGCACTTGCTCAAGTTGAGTGCCGAGGAGCAATCATTACAGCGAGGGGAGATCGGAGCGACTTCGTATCACGGTACTTTGCGCCCCGTGTTGGCGTACCGGAAGACCCGGTAACGGGATCTGCACATTGCGTTCTGATTCCCTATTGGGCAAGCGTGCTTGGGAGGAATGTTCTGCATGCGTTCCAGGTCTCGAAGCGTGGAGGAGAGTTGTTCTGCACAAACGCTGGCGGACGCGTCAGAATATCTGGTAGAGCTGCTCTCTACTTGGAAGGAATGATTACCATATAGGACGTCGAGCAAACGCATGCAGCGGATGTCGATGAACGACGCCGCTGAGCGGCATGGCGTTAGGCGTCAAGTGTGACGTGCCTGCCTTATGGAGATCGCTGAATGGCTGTTAGAATCGTCCGTCTCGGCACCGATCGATTCTTACGTGAGGGCCTTCGTGTTGGGACAGTGCGGCGTCCCCCTCGCGGCGTGCCTAAGACTCAGTATTCGTCGAAGAACTTCTACGACGTCTGGTTGCCGACCCTCGCACCCAGCTCCGAAACAGTCAGGCTTGCGCGGGGCGCGAAGACCGAGCGCGAGTGGCGCCGTTTCATGAGGAAGTACCGTGCCGAGATGGCTGCTCCGGAGAGCAGGACGACGCTTGATCTCCTCGCCGCACTCTCCCATCAGACTGACTTCTCCGTCGGCTGCTATTGCCCCGACGAATCACGTTGTCA contains the following coding sequences:
- a CDS encoding PhzF family phenazine biosynthesis protein → MKIPIYQVDAFTSEIFSGNPAAVCMLDSWIDDKHLQAIAAENNLSETAFLVRNDDSFDLRWFAPATEVALCGHATLASAFVLFALRQWPMDSIRFKTRKSGQLVVTERDDLFEMDFPARPACARTSPAGLNEALGITPEEVLGFEPEGDRAVMMAVLASENAVREVQPDFSALAQVECRGAIITARGDRSDFVSRYFAPRVGVPEDPVTGSAHCVLIPYWASVLGRNVLHAFQVSKRGGELFCTNAGGRVRISGRAALYLEGMITI
- a CDS encoding DUF488 family protein — protein: MAVRIVRLGTDRFLREGLRVGTVRRPPRGVPKTQYSSKNFYDVWLPTLAPSSETVRLARGAKTEREWRRFMRKYRAEMAAPESRTTLDLLAALSHQTDFSVGCYCPDESRCHRSVLRALLLERGAKVV